A DNA window from Clavibacter sepedonicus contains the following coding sequences:
- a CDS encoding ABC transporter permease: protein MTAVRPARPAAVPAPVLPGVLPLGIHRVRYEVRRYFRQTDTIIFTFLFPVIMLSIFSVAFGSSGNLGTAPDGSGGVSAAAYYLPGMIAAGILLSGVQNLAVDIAMERSDGTLTRLAGSPLPVLSYFIGKGGQVIVTSLLQMLVLLLVARFAFGVELPTDAGRWATFAWVYALGITSSAVLGIALSRIPRSGASATAVITPIVLVLQFISGVYLTFTMLPTWLQDVASFLPLKWMAQGMRAVFLPDALAAVERGGTWDLAGVAVVLAIWLVGGTIAALATFRWIRRDS, encoded by the coding sequence ATGACCGCCGTCCGCCCCGCGCGCCCCGCCGCGGTCCCCGCACCGGTCCTGCCCGGCGTCCTCCCGCTCGGCATCCACCGCGTCCGCTACGAGGTGCGCCGCTACTTCCGCCAGACCGACACGATCATCTTCACGTTCCTCTTCCCGGTCATCATGCTGTCGATCTTCTCGGTCGCCTTCGGCTCGTCCGGCAACCTCGGCACCGCGCCCGACGGATCCGGCGGCGTCAGCGCCGCTGCCTACTACCTGCCGGGCATGATCGCGGCGGGCATCCTCCTCTCGGGCGTGCAGAACCTCGCCGTCGACATCGCCATGGAACGCAGCGACGGCACGCTCACGCGGCTCGCCGGATCCCCGCTGCCCGTGCTCTCCTACTTCATCGGCAAGGGCGGCCAGGTGATCGTCACCTCGCTGCTCCAGATGCTCGTGCTGCTGCTGGTCGCCCGGTTCGCGTTCGGGGTGGAGCTGCCGACCGACGCCGGACGCTGGGCCACGTTCGCGTGGGTGTACGCGCTCGGGATCACGTCGTCGGCCGTGCTCGGCATCGCGCTCAGCCGCATCCCGCGCTCCGGCGCCTCGGCCACGGCGGTCATCACGCCGATCGTGCTCGTGCTGCAGTTCATCAGCGGGGTCTACCTGACCTTCACGATGCTGCCGACCTGGCTGCAGGACGTCGCCAGCTTCCTGCCGCTGAAGTGGATGGCCCAGGGCATGCGCGCCGTCTTCCTGCCTGACGCGCTCGCTGCCGTCGAGCGCGGCGGCACCTGGGACCTCGCAGGCGTCGCCGTCGTCCTCGCGATCTGGCTCGTCGGCGGCACCATCGCGGCGCTCGCCACCTTCCGCTGGATCCGCCGGGATTCCTGA
- the mmsA gene encoding multiple monosaccharide ABC transporter ATP-binding protein, with amino-acid sequence MDDVILQMTGIVKEFTGVRALDGVDVTVRRGEVHAVCGENGAGKSTLMKVLSGVYPHGSYEGTITIDGREVRYGSINDSERDGVVIIHQELALSPYLSIAENIFLGNEKSRAGVIDWNRTNLETVKLLERVGLDENPATRVLELGVGKQQLVEIAKALSKEVKLLILDEPTAALNDDDSAHLLELIGQLRDQGITSIIISHKLNEIRAIADEVTVIRDGRTIETFPVTDTDEIETRIIRAMVGRPLDAQFPPRDPHIGAEKLRVEDWTVHHPVDVDRVVVDNASFSVRAGEVVGFAGLMGAGRTELAMSIFGRSYGTGISGRIFKDGKEIRTRTVSEAIKNGIAYATEDRKRYGLNLIGSITVNVSAAALSKLVRLGVIDRNREYAVADDYRKKMNIKTPDVASVVGKLSGGNQQKVVLSKWIYSGPDVLILDEPTRGIDVGAKYEIYSIINQLAAEGKAVIVISSELPELIGLSDRIYTIAEGRLTAEVSRADATQEELMRHMTASRKSGVDQ; translated from the coding sequence ATGGACGACGTCATCCTGCAGATGACCGGCATCGTCAAGGAGTTCACGGGCGTGCGCGCCCTCGACGGCGTGGACGTCACCGTCCGCCGCGGGGAGGTGCACGCCGTCTGCGGCGAGAACGGCGCGGGCAAGTCGACGCTGATGAAGGTGCTCAGCGGCGTCTACCCGCACGGCAGCTACGAGGGCACCATCACGATCGACGGCCGCGAGGTCCGCTACGGATCCATCAACGACAGCGAGCGCGACGGGGTGGTCATCATCCACCAGGAGCTCGCGCTCAGCCCCTACCTCTCCATCGCGGAGAACATCTTCCTCGGCAACGAGAAGTCGCGCGCCGGGGTCATCGACTGGAACCGCACCAACCTCGAGACCGTCAAGCTGCTCGAGCGCGTGGGCCTCGACGAGAACCCGGCCACGCGCGTGCTCGAGCTCGGCGTGGGGAAGCAGCAGCTCGTGGAGATCGCGAAGGCGCTCTCCAAGGAGGTGAAGCTGCTCATCCTCGACGAGCCGACCGCCGCGCTCAACGACGACGACTCGGCGCACCTGCTCGAGCTCATCGGCCAGCTGCGCGACCAGGGCATCACGAGCATCATCATCAGCCACAAGCTCAACGAGATCCGCGCCATCGCCGACGAGGTGACCGTCATCCGCGACGGCCGCACCATCGAGACGTTCCCGGTGACCGACACCGACGAGATCGAGACGCGGATCATCCGCGCCATGGTCGGCCGGCCGCTCGACGCGCAGTTCCCGCCCCGGGATCCGCACATCGGCGCCGAGAAGCTCCGCGTGGAGGACTGGACCGTGCACCACCCGGTCGACGTCGACCGCGTCGTCGTCGACAACGCGTCGTTCAGCGTGCGCGCGGGCGAGGTCGTCGGGTTCGCGGGCCTCATGGGCGCGGGCCGCACCGAGCTGGCGATGAGCATCTTCGGGCGCTCCTACGGCACGGGCATCTCGGGCCGGATCTTCAAGGACGGCAAGGAGATCCGCACCCGCACCGTGAGCGAGGCCATCAAGAACGGCATCGCCTACGCGACCGAGGACCGCAAGCGCTACGGGCTGAACCTCATCGGCAGCATCACGGTGAACGTCTCGGCAGCCGCCCTCTCGAAGCTCGTCCGGCTCGGCGTGATCGACCGCAACCGCGAGTACGCGGTGGCGGACGACTACCGGAAGAAGATGAACATCAAGACGCCCGACGTCGCGAGCGTCGTCGGCAAGCTGTCCGGCGGCAACCAGCAGAAGGTCGTCCTCAGCAAGTGGATCTACTCGGGTCCCGACGTCCTCATCCTCGACGAGCCCACGCGCGGCATCGACGTGGGGGCGAAGTACGAGATCTACAGCATCATCAACCAGCTCGCGGCCGAGGGGAAGGCGGTCATCGTCATCTCCTCCGAGCTGCCCGAGCTCATCGGCCTCTCGGACCGGATCTACACGATCGCCGAGGGGCGGCTCACCGCGGAGGTCTCCCGGGCCGACGCGACACAGGAGGAGCTGATGCGGCACATGACCGCCAGCCGGAAGTCAGGAGTCGACCAGTGA
- a CDS encoding response regulator transcription factor translates to MTPPRIRVAVVDDHPVVRAGLAALLASADDIDVVGQAADGEAAVDLALGERPDVVLMDLRMPGLDGVGATARIREEAPGVRVLVLTTYETDASILTAIEAGASGYLLKAAPEEEILAGVRAVARGEVALAPGIAAALVRQVARPAAEPAGPTPTLSPRETQVLALVAGGRTNARIALELHVTPATVKTHLLHVFEKLGVGDRTRAVTLAMELGLLPPAAGPARG, encoded by the coding sequence ATGACGCCCCCGCGCATCCGCGTCGCCGTCGTCGACGACCACCCCGTCGTCCGCGCCGGACTCGCCGCGCTGCTCGCCTCCGCCGACGACATCGACGTCGTCGGGCAGGCGGCCGACGGCGAGGCGGCGGTCGACCTGGCCCTCGGGGAGCGCCCCGACGTCGTCCTCATGGACCTCCGCATGCCCGGTCTCGACGGCGTCGGCGCCACGGCGCGGATCCGCGAGGAGGCGCCGGGCGTGCGCGTCCTGGTGCTCACCACCTACGAGACCGACGCGAGCATCCTGACCGCGATCGAGGCGGGCGCGAGCGGCTACCTGCTGAAGGCGGCGCCCGAGGAGGAGATCCTCGCGGGTGTCCGCGCCGTGGCCCGCGGCGAGGTCGCCCTCGCGCCGGGGATCGCCGCGGCGCTGGTCCGCCAGGTCGCCCGCCCGGCCGCCGAGCCCGCCGGCCCGACGCCGACCCTCAGCCCGCGCGAGACCCAGGTGCTCGCGCTCGTGGCCGGCGGACGGACCAACGCTCGCATCGCCCTCGAGCTGCACGTGACGCCCGCGACGGTGAAGACCCACCTGCTGCACGTCTTCGAGAAGCTCGGCGTCGGCGACCGGACCCGCGCGGTCACGCTCGCAATGGAGCTCGGCCTGCTGCCGCCGGCCGCCGGGCCCGCGCGCGGCTGA
- a CDS encoding ABC transporter ATP-binding protein, with the protein MTTAAVEEHVTVRDLEKTYGTTTALRGVSFDIHRGETFALLGPNGAGKSTTIEILEGYRLRTGGSATVLGVDPATGGRAWRARIGMVLQSSSESGAMTVREQVAHFARMYPRPRDVDATIEAVGLTEKAGTLLRALSGGQRRRVDVALGIIGRPELLFLDEPTTGFDPEARHRFWDLIRGLKAEGTTILLTTHYLDEAAQLGDRAAVIAGGRLVAIGRLDEIGGEEARIPRVLWHDDDGIHDERTRTPGAFVAALSEATPGGEPRDLRIVQPSLEDVYLGLLAEAGAAPAAGGPDAPTAAMPTASAEEVAA; encoded by the coding sequence CCGCCCTCCGGGGCGTCAGCTTCGACATCCACCGCGGCGAGACGTTCGCCCTCCTCGGGCCCAACGGCGCGGGCAAGTCGACGACCATCGAGATCCTCGAGGGGTACCGGCTCCGCACCGGCGGATCCGCGACCGTGCTGGGCGTGGATCCCGCGACGGGCGGCCGCGCCTGGCGCGCCCGCATCGGCATGGTGCTCCAGTCGAGCTCCGAGAGCGGCGCCATGACCGTGCGCGAGCAGGTCGCGCACTTCGCGCGGATGTACCCGCGGCCCCGCGACGTCGACGCGACTATCGAGGCCGTGGGCCTCACCGAGAAGGCCGGCACCCTGCTGCGCGCGCTCTCGGGCGGGCAGCGTCGACGGGTGGACGTGGCCCTCGGGATCATCGGCCGCCCCGAGCTGCTCTTCCTCGACGAGCCGACCACGGGCTTCGACCCCGAGGCCCGGCACCGGTTCTGGGACCTCATCCGCGGGCTCAAGGCGGAGGGCACCACCATCCTCCTCACCACGCACTACCTCGACGAGGCCGCGCAGCTGGGCGACCGGGCAGCGGTGATCGCGGGCGGGCGCCTGGTCGCGATCGGCCGGCTCGACGAGATCGGGGGAGAGGAGGCGCGGATCCCGCGGGTGCTCTGGCACGACGACGACGGGATCCACGACGAACGCACCCGGACGCCCGGCGCGTTCGTCGCGGCGCTGTCGGAGGCCACCCCCGGCGGCGAGCCGCGCGACCTGCGGATCGTGCAGCCGAGCCTCGAGGACGTGTACCTCGGGCTGCTCGCCGAGGCGGGCGCCGCGCCGGCCGCTGGAGGCCCCGACGCTCCCACGGCCGCGATGCCCACCGCCTCCGCCGAGGAGGTGGCGGCATGA
- a CDS encoding substrate-binding domain-containing protein, producing MASGRNARKISSLLLLAGGAVGMTACAPQGATNTGAGDGGDAAAGTECNVGISMPTRSLERWINDGEGLKTKLEGDDCTVDLQYADNKTDAQISQIQNQVAGGAKILVVAAVDGKTLGPGLEDAKSQGVTVIAYDRLINGTDAVDYYATFDNYKVGTLQGEFIKDTLDLDNAAGPFTLEPFAGSPDDNNAGFFFGGAWDVLQPYVASGKLTVPSGKSPATSADWQQIGILSWGSDDAQAEMDNRLQSFYTGGQKVQVVLSPNDSLALGIEASLSSAGYAPGADWPVITGQDADKANVQAILADKQSMTVWKDTRALGDQVQKMIGEIVKGDEVTVNDTKSYDNGNKVVPSFLLDPQVVVKDDVQKTLIDSGFLKASDVGL from the coding sequence ATGGCATCCGGACGTAACGCACGCAAGATCAGCTCCCTCCTCCTCCTCGCCGGCGGGGCCGTCGGCATGACCGCGTGCGCGCCGCAGGGCGCCACGAACACCGGTGCCGGCGACGGCGGCGACGCCGCCGCCGGCACCGAGTGCAACGTCGGCATCTCGATGCCCACGCGCAGCCTCGAGCGCTGGATCAACGACGGCGAGGGCCTCAAGACCAAGCTCGAGGGCGACGACTGCACCGTCGACCTCCAGTACGCCGACAACAAGACCGACGCGCAGATCAGCCAGATCCAGAACCAGGTCGCGGGCGGCGCCAAGATCCTCGTGGTCGCGGCCGTCGACGGCAAGACGCTCGGCCCGGGGCTCGAGGACGCGAAGAGCCAGGGCGTCACGGTCATCGCCTACGACCGCCTCATCAACGGGACGGACGCGGTCGACTACTACGCGACCTTCGACAACTACAAGGTCGGCACGCTCCAGGGCGAGTTCATCAAGGACACGCTCGACCTCGACAACGCGGCCGGGCCCTTCACGCTCGAGCCCTTCGCCGGCAGCCCCGACGACAACAACGCCGGCTTCTTCTTCGGCGGCGCGTGGGACGTGCTCCAGCCCTACGTCGCGAGCGGCAAGCTGACCGTGCCCTCGGGCAAGTCGCCGGCCACGAGCGCCGACTGGCAGCAGATCGGCATCCTCAGCTGGGGATCCGACGACGCGCAGGCCGAGATGGACAACCGTCTGCAGTCGTTCTACACGGGCGGCCAGAAGGTCCAGGTCGTGCTCTCGCCCAACGACAGCCTCGCGCTCGGCATCGAGGCGTCGCTCTCCAGCGCCGGCTACGCGCCCGGCGCCGACTGGCCCGTCATCACCGGCCAGGACGCCGACAAGGCCAACGTGCAGGCGATCCTCGCGGACAAGCAGTCCATGACCGTCTGGAAGGACACCCGGGCGCTCGGCGACCAGGTCCAGAAGATGATCGGCGAGATCGTGAAGGGCGATGAGGTCACCGTCAACGACACCAAGTCGTACGACAACGGCAACAAGGTCGTCCCGTCGTTCCTGCTCGACCCGCAGGTGGTCGTGAAGGACGACGTGCAGAAGACGCTCATCGACTCCGGCTTCCTGAAGGCGTCCGACGTCGGCCTCTAG
- the mmsB gene encoding multiple monosaccharide ABC transporter permease — MTVMPEQATAPNVPTPDGVKKRPRRRIDLRQYGILAALAVIILLFQVLTEGRLLYPGNVANLIQQNAYVLILAMGMVIVIIAGHIDLSVGSVVATVGAVAALSMNEWGLPWGTAVVLSLVVGALIGAWQGFWVAFVGIPAFIVTLAGMLVFRGVALVLLTGGTISGLPAEFNSIGSGNLPTTGAPDLLTLGIGALVSVGLVVQQLRTRATLRKLELPRERAISFWIRTAIAVFAIMYLCYLLAYNRGTPIILIILATLVLLYSFLLTRTVFGRHVYAMGGNLFAAMMSGVKTRWVNFFIFVNMGLLAGLAGVVSTARAGSAVASAGQSFELDAIAAVFIGGAAVQGGVGTVVGAVIGGLVMGVLNQGLSILSVDAAWQQVIKGLVLLLAVAFDVYSKRRSGR; from the coding sequence GTGACCGTCATGCCCGAGCAGGCCACCGCGCCGAACGTGCCCACGCCGGACGGGGTGAAGAAGCGGCCGCGCCGCCGGATCGACCTCCGCCAGTACGGGATCCTCGCGGCGCTGGCCGTGATCATCCTGCTGTTCCAGGTCCTCACCGAGGGGCGGCTGCTCTACCCGGGCAACGTCGCGAACCTCATCCAGCAGAACGCGTACGTGCTGATCCTCGCGATGGGCATGGTCATCGTGATCATCGCGGGCCACATCGACCTGTCGGTGGGCTCGGTGGTCGCGACCGTCGGCGCCGTGGCCGCGCTGAGCATGAACGAGTGGGGGCTGCCGTGGGGGACCGCCGTGGTCCTGTCGCTCGTGGTCGGCGCGCTGATCGGCGCGTGGCAGGGCTTCTGGGTGGCGTTCGTCGGGATCCCGGCGTTCATCGTCACGCTGGCCGGCATGCTCGTGTTCCGCGGCGTCGCGCTCGTGCTCCTCACGGGCGGCACGATCTCGGGGCTCCCGGCCGAGTTCAACTCCATCGGCTCCGGCAACCTGCCGACGACGGGCGCGCCCGACCTCCTCACGCTCGGGATCGGCGCGCTCGTGTCGGTCGGGCTCGTGGTGCAGCAGCTGCGCACCCGTGCGACGCTCCGCAAGCTCGAGCTGCCGCGCGAGCGGGCGATCTCGTTCTGGATCCGCACCGCGATCGCCGTCTTCGCGATCATGTACCTCTGCTACCTGCTGGCGTACAACCGCGGGACGCCGATCATCCTGATCATCCTGGCGACGCTCGTGCTGCTCTACTCGTTCCTCCTCACGCGCACGGTCTTCGGTCGGCACGTATACGCGATGGGCGGCAACCTGTTCGCCGCGATGATGTCGGGCGTCAAGACCCGCTGGGTCAACTTCTTCATCTTCGTGAACATGGGCCTGCTCGCCGGTCTCGCGGGCGTCGTCAGCACGGCGCGCGCCGGGTCCGCGGTGGCGTCGGCCGGCCAGAGCTTCGAGCTCGACGCCATCGCCGCGGTGTTCATCGGCGGCGCGGCCGTGCAGGGCGGCGTCGGCACGGTGGTCGGCGCGGTCATCGGCGGCCTCGTGATGGGCGTGCTCAACCAGGGCCTGTCGATCCTGTCGGTGGACGCCGCGTGGCAGCAGGTCATCAAGGGCCTGGTGCTGCTCCTCGCGGTCGCCTTCGACGTCTACAGCAAGCGGCGCTCCGGGCGCTGA
- a CDS encoding TasA family protein produces the protein MRRNEAPAPRPAHGRRSARQACRSPLRAAWLTTGLLTAVVVASLAATGGSYALWNDAASAQPASVTSGTPGLVVTQQSALDSSKLLPGQGAIGTFTAKNTGTVPLDVAVSSRGTSSNSAFLGKLSVRIGPVPSVASCVPDATTYSGRPGQLNAPSGFLRIQPGASAVVCSQVVLDQDAPQTVQGSTAQLAFALVGVQVQP, from the coding sequence ATGCGCAGGAACGAGGCCCCCGCCCCGCGTCCCGCGCACGGCCGTCGTTCCGCACGACAGGCTTGCCGCAGCCCGCTCCGGGCCGCCTGGCTCACCACGGGCCTCCTCACCGCCGTGGTCGTCGCGTCCCTCGCCGCGACCGGCGGCAGCTACGCCCTCTGGAACGACGCCGCCAGCGCCCAGCCGGCCAGCGTCACCAGCGGCACGCCCGGGCTCGTCGTCACCCAGCAGTCCGCCCTCGACTCGTCGAAGCTCCTCCCCGGCCAGGGCGCCATCGGCACCTTCACCGCGAAGAACACGGGGACGGTACCCTTGGACGTGGCCGTCTCCTCCCGTGGCACCTCGTCCAACAGCGCCTTCCTCGGCAAGCTCTCCGTGCGCATCGGCCCGGTCCCCTCCGTGGCCTCCTGCGTCCCCGACGCCACCACGTACTCCGGCCGGCCCGGCCAGCTCAACGCTCCCAGCGGATTCCTCCGGATCCAGCCCGGCGCGTCCGCCGTCGTCTGCTCCCAGGTGGTCCTCGACCAGGACGCGCCGCAGACCGTGCAGGGATCCACCGCGCAGCTCGCCTTCGCCCTCGTCGGCGTGCAGGTGCAGCCGTGA
- a CDS encoding signal peptidase I — protein sequence MTRILPRRRARHGDALGRPADDLAPVELEAGTTPRGGVAQLARSAAVGLSVGILLLVIALAAVLLVVPKVSGSVPLTILTQSMEPTLPPGTLIVVRPVDPDALEIGDVATYQIRSGDPAVITHRITAIASASDGTRSFTFQGDNNASPDSLPITPGQIQGEVWYSVPLVGWANQAVNGQARSWIIPAAAVALLAYAAVTIITGAVQTRRRRSASAAADVVAEGDHVHSDAMSAGVAEAARADPSHPGVDGVPPSAPARPPRGRHRG from the coding sequence ATGACCCGCATCCTCCCCCGCCGCCGCGCGCGGCACGGCGACGCCCTCGGACGCCCCGCCGACGACCTCGCACCCGTCGAGCTCGAGGCAGGCACGACGCCCCGCGGCGGCGTCGCGCAGCTGGCCCGCTCGGCGGCCGTGGGGCTCAGCGTCGGGATCCTGCTGCTCGTCATCGCGCTCGCGGCCGTCCTCCTCGTGGTGCCGAAGGTCTCCGGATCCGTGCCGCTGACGATCCTCACCCAGTCGATGGAGCCGACGCTCCCGCCCGGCACGCTCATCGTGGTGCGGCCCGTGGACCCCGACGCCCTGGAGATCGGCGACGTCGCGACGTACCAGATCCGCTCGGGCGACCCCGCGGTGATCACGCACCGGATCACCGCCATCGCGTCCGCCTCCGACGGCACGCGCTCCTTCACCTTCCAGGGCGACAACAACGCCTCCCCCGACTCGCTGCCCATCACCCCGGGACAGATCCAGGGCGAGGTCTGGTACTCGGTGCCGCTCGTCGGCTGGGCCAACCAGGCCGTGAACGGGCAGGCCCGCAGCTGGATCATCCCAGCCGCGGCGGTCGCGCTCCTCGCCTACGCGGCGGTCACGATCATCACGGGCGCCGTGCAGACGCGACGCCGGCGCAGCGCATCAGCCGCGGCGGACGTCGTCGCCGAGGGCGACCACGTGCACTCCGACGCGATGTCCGCGGGCGTCGCCGAGGCCGCGCGGGCGGATCCCTCGCACCCCGGCGTCGACGGCGTCCCGCCGTCCGCCCCCGCCCGACCCCCGCGGGGACGCCACCGCGGCTGA
- a CDS encoding sensor histidine kinase codes for MIPVRTVHLAYGVTMAVLVVLAIGTGRDAGWGAWGAIAAMTALYLLVGRRALEASAAASATEARLPPEPSAVVFLALVIPAATWGVASLSTFAVVQCVLCPLVWLLLDRVRDAVIGTLVLTGSIAVGFVVGFGDLPGALPTMALSQGLSLGGTIALGLWITRIADLSRERLQLLEGLRAAQAQVEELGREAGTARERERLSADIHDTVAQDLTGLVMLAQRGRRELRGGATEAMDQTLAQLEAGARDALTQTRAIVAATAPVELTDGLGQAIARLGARLERETGIPVEVRVDAGVGSVDRDAEVVLLRCAQEGLANVRRHAGASAVELALDRDGGDVVLAIRDDGRGFDPARASGGYGLDGMRRRLDAAGGRLDVESGPGGTRLTARIPAHAASAASVAPSAAGASPVDPPLADPTPAPTRAAASARARA; via the coding sequence ATGATCCCGGTCCGCACCGTCCACCTCGCCTACGGGGTGACCATGGCGGTGCTGGTCGTGCTTGCCATCGGCACGGGCAGGGACGCCGGATGGGGCGCGTGGGGCGCGATCGCGGCGATGACCGCCCTGTACCTCCTGGTGGGCCGCCGTGCGCTCGAGGCCTCCGCCGCGGCGTCCGCCACGGAGGCCCGGCTGCCCCCGGAGCCGTCGGCGGTCGTCTTCCTCGCGCTCGTCATCCCCGCCGCCACCTGGGGCGTCGCGAGCCTGTCGACGTTCGCCGTCGTGCAGTGCGTGCTCTGCCCGCTCGTGTGGCTGCTGCTGGACCGGGTGCGCGACGCCGTCATCGGGACCCTCGTGCTCACCGGATCCATCGCCGTGGGCTTCGTGGTCGGCTTCGGCGACCTGCCGGGCGCGCTACCGACCATGGCCCTGTCGCAGGGGCTCAGCCTCGGCGGCACCATCGCGCTCGGGCTCTGGATCACGCGGATCGCCGACCTCAGCCGCGAGCGCCTGCAGCTCCTGGAGGGGCTGCGGGCGGCGCAGGCGCAGGTCGAGGAGCTCGGCCGTGAGGCGGGGACCGCCCGCGAGCGGGAGCGGCTGTCGGCGGACATCCACGACACCGTCGCGCAGGACCTCACCGGCCTCGTGATGCTCGCGCAGCGCGGCCGGCGCGAGCTCCGCGGCGGCGCGACGGAGGCGATGGACCAGACCCTCGCCCAGCTCGAAGCGGGCGCGCGCGACGCGCTCACGCAGACCCGCGCGATCGTCGCGGCCACCGCGCCCGTCGAGCTGACGGACGGCCTCGGCCAGGCGATCGCCCGGCTCGGCGCGCGCCTCGAGCGCGAGACGGGCATCCCGGTCGAGGTGCGCGTCGACGCGGGCGTCGGATCCGTCGACCGCGACGCCGAGGTCGTCCTCCTCCGCTGCGCCCAGGAGGGCCTCGCGAACGTGCGCCGCCACGCGGGCGCGTCCGCTGTGGAGCTGGCCCTCGACCGCGACGGCGGCGACGTCGTGCTGGCGATCCGCGACGACGGCCGCGGGTTCGACCCGGCCCGTGCATCCGGCGGCTACGGCCTCGATGGCATGCGCCGCCGGCTCGACGCGGCCGGCGGGCGCCTCGACGTCGAGAGCGGCCCCGGCGGCACGCGGCTCACGGCGCGCATCCCCGCGCACGCGGCGTCCGCGGCGTCCGTCGCCCCCTCGGCAGCTGGCGCTTCCCCTGTCGACCCGCCGCTCGCCGACCCGACGCCCGCGCCGACCCGCGCCGCTGCCTCCGCACGGGCCCGCGCATGA
- a CDS encoding alternate-type signal peptide domain-containing protein: MNKIVSGAVAGAAGIVLLLGGAGSFALWNANATVAASSVSSGNLAIAADNAGVWTDITNGGSKVIDPATYRIVPGNVLQYTSALTVTATGDSLAADLTYNPVSITGNAALKAAITTKLDVTSTGASITPATAANTFTVKPSTAATKVNVVLTVTFPSTATTGQNGTLSFDKLAFTLTQRAI, encoded by the coding sequence ATGAACAAGATCGTCTCCGGTGCCGTCGCAGGTGCCGCCGGAATCGTCCTCCTCCTCGGCGGCGCCGGCAGCTTCGCGCTGTGGAACGCCAACGCCACGGTCGCCGCCTCCAGCGTCTCCTCGGGCAACCTGGCCATCGCCGCCGACAACGCGGGCGTCTGGACGGACATCACCAACGGCGGCAGCAAGGTCATCGACCCCGCCACCTACCGCATCGTCCCGGGCAACGTCCTCCAGTACACGAGCGCCCTGACCGTCACGGCGACCGGCGACTCGCTCGCCGCCGACCTCACCTACAACCCCGTCTCCATCACCGGCAACGCGGCGCTCAAGGCGGCCATCACGACCAAGCTCGACGTCACCTCGACCGGTGCCAGCATCACCCCCGCCACCGCTGCGAACACCTTCACCGTGAAGCCCTCGACGGCCGCCACGAAGGTCAACGTGGTCCTCACGGTCACGTTCCCCTCGACCGCGACGACCGGCCAGAACGGCACGCTCTCGTTCGACAAGCTCGCCTTCACGCTCACGCAGCGCGCGATCTAG